The following proteins come from a genomic window of Musa acuminata AAA Group cultivar baxijiao chromosome BXJ1-7, Cavendish_Baxijiao_AAA, whole genome shotgun sequence:
- the LOC135679942 gene encoding dof zinc finger protein DOF5.1-like encodes MVFPSLPVYVDPPNWNQQQPHQRGSSSHGGGDEDPHLPAPPPGLVGVPPDEAGMVCSIRPELTAERARLAKVAQPEQALKCPRCDSTNTKFCYFNNYSLSQPRHFCKACRRYWTRGGALRNVPVGGGCRRNRRTKSTGSASSKPSVASATRQGGGATMTSLALQPPPPLVTSLHPVPDFRTPNLALSYQASGTSIDAVEDLRLSWQIQQLPLILGGLDPPPPPPPPQMPPLAPLPNLYPSFFGEGSQFDGQSFAEQAQPSSGLLMQLASVKMDANSQELNLPRQSLDDPRTDLIWGGRDGGGWAAGFPSFINPSSTDNFL; translated from the exons ATGGTTTTCCCATCTCTTCCGGTCTATGTAGATCCACCAAACTGGAACCAG CAACAGCCTCATCAGCGGGGCAGCAGTAGCCATGGCGGCGGAGATGAGGATCCCCACCTCCCAGCACCACCACCTGGCTTGGTGGGTGTGCCACCAGATGAGGCGGGGATGGTCTGCTCGATCAGGCCAGAGTTGACGGCCGAACGAGCTCGTCTGGCGAAGGTGGCGCAGCCGGAACAGGCGCTCAAGTGCCCCCGGTGCGActccaccaacaccaagttctgctacttcaACAACTACTCCTTGTCGCAGCCCCGCCACTTCTGCAAGGCATGCCGGCGTTACTGGACACGCGGCGGCGCGCTCCGCAACGTCCCTGTGGGCGGCGGCTGCCGCAGGAACCGGCGGACCAAGTCCACCGGCAGTGCCTCTTCAAAACCCTCGGTTGCTTCGGCCACTCGCCAGGGCGGTGGTGCAACGATGACCAGCCTCGCCCTGCAGCCGCCGCCGCCCCTAGTGACCTCGTTGCACCCAGTTCCGGACTTCAGGACTCCTAACCTAGCGTTGAGTTACCAGGCGAGTGGAACCAGCATCGATGCAGTAGAGGACCTCAGACTCTCTTGGCAAATCCAGCAGCTTCCTTTAATCCTAGGCGGGTTAGatcccccaccaccaccaccaccaccacagatGCCGCCATTGGCACCACTTCCAAACTTATACCCGTCGTTCTTCGGAGAAGGTAGTCAGTTTGACGGGCAATCGTTTGCAGAGCAAGCTCAACCCAGCTCCGGGCTCCTGATGCAACTGGCTTCAGTGAAGATGGACGCCAACTCACAAGAGCTTAATCTTCCAAGACAGTCTCTTGATGACCCCAGAACTGATCTCATCTGGGGTGGCAGAGATGGTGGTGGATGGGCAGCAGGCTTCCCAAGTTTCATTAACCCTTCATCAACTGACAATTTCCTGTAA